AGCCAGGCCATGCACAAGCTGCAATTTCAGCCATATGCTTTCTTACAGTTTTTAAGTGTGatcacagcttttttctttgaaaattacttCCCCTGAGATAAGATTTCCCATGAAATGGCTCTGGCATATTTATACACGCTCTGAAGTTTCTGGTTAACCAGATTCGTTAGTGCTTTGGAGAATTTGAGGATATAAATCTTATCAGTCTGGGTGTGTTTGTGTTCACAGATGTGCCAATGACATGGAAATGGGATTAATTGTAAATGTAACTCATTTAGGAAATGGTTGAGGATTTGAGTACTTCGGCATTTTAGCCTTGCTCAGGTACACTGAAGAGCTCTTTGACCCTGCCAGAGATTAGTTTTAGTACCAGTTATGAGATAAGCTTAACTAGtccttaaaaataagaatggTAAAGCTCCCTGCCAGAGATTTGTTGTGGGCTAATACTGcacacataatttttttgtttatcttgCTCTTATTAAGTTATTTGCAGGGATTGAGCTTTAAGCAGTGATGCAATTcagacctttttctttctgttctttcagcttTTGGAAAACTCAAAGGTTCTTTAATCTTTGAAGTTTAAGTGACTTATTTTTAACCATTAAAAATCAATATACTGGTCAGATTTATAGAGAATCAATACACAGTAGTGTGAGAAGGAACTATAATCCTGGATCATACATGCATGGAAGTAGCAGGATAGTTTTGCATTTTCAATGTAGCAGcgatttcttctttcttttttggatCTTGCTTTTAGAGTCACAAAGCAGTCAGCTGATTGTAGTAACATGCTCCattcagtaatttattttttgcagaatGACAGTGACTCACCATTTATAGCATGATGAGTGCTGAGAAGACTTAGTTGAAGAGCAAAAACAATAGATCAATTCATTCATAGATGTCTTAGGTAACAGAGATGAAATTATCTTCCTTCCAGTAGccttaaaagaaacagaaaacaaggtTGTGTACTGAGAAAAAATATGATGGTTAAATCTGTTTAGCTGCAGATTGATGTTTGAAGGACAGTGGTGGAAGCCCCATTTCAAACTTGATATTTTTGCCTCACTAGAAAGAATTGTATTGGACAAAGCCCCATGATGAAAGTTAATGAACCTGGTGACTTTTCaagttatttctatttctgaccTCACTGGTGGTGTAGAAGTGCAGATAGAGTTGGCTGGTTACGTCTCATTGTAAACCAAATCCATGCTCCGTTATTGGAATGTTTGTTCCGTGAATATTCAGGATTTTCTTTGTACAAAAAGCAGTGtttaatttttactgtgttAAAAGGGAGTGGCAAGTGAAATCCTGCATATGGgagctgcaaaataaattaatgcttGAAATTTGTCACTTTAGAAGTCTGTAGTAGGATGAACAGTTGTTTGGAATGCACCTGAGACACCAGCCTGCAGTCAGCATTGCAAGTAACTACTGGGctgaaaaagtacattttacAGCAGAGCAGATTTTGTTTCCAAACATAAGAAGTAGAGAACACACCAGATATTCAGGAAGGTCTGTGGTTTTAGGGTAAACTTGTCATTCTGTGCATGTGGATAGCAATAACAGGGAGAGATTTGAAATGACATGATACAGAAAAATTCCCAAATGTTCCATAAACTGGTCGTGTTAGGcctaaaatctgattttttttgttttagtttgtgTTGCTTGTAAAGGATCTGTAAACAGAGGATCAGCAATGGGACACAGGTCCCACTTGATACTCCCCATGTAACAGAAAGTCATTGCTTGTCTTAAGTGAAGCAAAACAACAGCCCTGGCAGTGAAAACACACCAAAGATTTCCATCGAAGTCAGAAgcatgttttaattattttagataTGAAACAGAAGCAATTTGACTCTAACAAAAGCTTCTTGCTGCAGATCATCCTGTGGGGTCGGACTGAGAAGTGCCTGAAGGAGACCACGGAGGAGATCAGGATGATGGGGACAGAGTGCCACTACTTCATCTGCGATGTGGGCAATCGGGAGGAGGTCTACCGGCAAGCCAAGGCCGTGCGGGAAAAGGTCTGGGAGAACTCTccttgggaaggggctggggggactcactctgaagaaaaggaggctcaggaggcaccttctggctctgcacagctctgacaggagggtgcagtcaggctctgctcccagggaacaagggacaggataagaggaaacagcctcaagctgcaccgagggaggtttagattggatattagtGAGAACATTTTCATGGAAAGGCTTGTGAAGCAtcagaacaggctgcccagggcagtaGTGGAGGCACCATTCCTGGAAGTCTTCAAAAACCACGTGGATGTGGCTCCTGGGGGCATGAGTTAGTGCTGAACACAGTGGTGGAGCTGGGTTtgtggttggacttgatgatctcaaaggttttttccaaccttaataattctgtgattctgtgattctgtatttgATGAGAAAAAAGATACATTGGGAAAAAAGAAGGGTGACCATGCAGATAAGATTGTACAACATGAATCCCAATGTGAGGTGATCCAAAGGATTACCAGGTCCATAGGCAAGAATGtcaaaatctgtgaaaataatGGTGTCTTTGGGCACTAATGGGTATTCAGCTCTAATGGAAATGGCTGATTTGTGAGGAGACAATAATTTGTCACAAAtaatttgctttgtgttgcagGTGGGTGACATCACCATCCTGGTGAACAATGCTGCTGTGGTCCATGGGAAGAGCCTGATGGACAGCGACGATGATGCACTGCTCAAATCCCAGCACATTAACACCCTGGGACAGTTCTGGGTGAGATAAGCTCTTGTGTCCCATGTAGCCAGGCTTGGGAAGGAGAGTGACAGATTACAGCCAATAGGTCTTTCTAAGAGATGTTTGGTATAACCAGTCTGTCTTgagaacaagagagaaaaaacaatgtGGGGGGCAAAGGCCAGAGGAAAGagatcaaaaatatttttttttcagtagtacTCAGTATTTGATGCTCTTTAttcccattctgtgattttttgatGCCTTTGTCAAAGCATGAGCTCCCAGAGGAGTTTCCTGTATGATGATGTGAAGGGAACATCAGAGGAATGTGGGACTACAGGGAAGGGAGCTGTGAAACTCAGTCCATTTAGAATTAGacaatagaaatgaaaaaaggcTTCTTATGATTTCATCACTTAGTTGAGGACTTTATCCCATGAAAGTCCTTAAGCATGGAAGGCACTCTGTTCATGTCCCTTATCTGGGGGTACGGCTTATATATGTGCTAGGAAAGACACTTGTGTTTCTGCACAAGCTTTGCCCACTTAGACTCTCAGAAAATGACAGAGAAACAAGGTCCTCTGCCACTCCTTTCCTGACATAATGGACAGGACACTTGGACTTGTTGTGTCTGTGTGACTTTTTTCAATCAATGCTGTTTTTGTTGTATCACTGCTgagcaaatctttttttttttttttcttttcttttcttcttttaactttcttcttcttcagaccACCAAAGCTTTCCTGCCAAGGATGCTGGAGTTGCAGAATGGGCACATTGTTTGCCTGAACTCTGTCCTGGCCTTGTCAGCCATCCCTGGTGCCATTGACTATTGCACCTCCAAAGCCTCATCCTTTGCTTTCATGGAGAGCCTgaccctggggctgctggacTGTCCTGGAGTGAATGCCACCACAGTCCTGCCCTTCCACACCAGCACAGAGATGTTCCAGGGCATGAGAATCAGGTCAGTCCAGGGGAACTAGAATAAAGCATCTCATTTTAAATGAATCATCAGAATACACTCCTAATTAATGCTTCATTTAGTTAAGAGAATTTGATGTCTCATTTGGCTGCCTGGGAACAGAGGGTCACTTCAGGCCACCTGGGACTCATCAGGCTGCTTCCCTCAGTGTGCTGGGATATTCCTGCAGCCTGTGACTGCTGCAGAGGGAACTGGAAGCTGGTTTTCCCTGCATGTGTTCAAGCCATACCAGAGAGGGTGGGGAAGCAAACTGCAATCGAGGTCATGCAAAAGGACCAGTCTGCAAATTACTTGAGAATTAACAGTACAAGTTCCTTCTTTACTGGAATACTTAATCCTTTCCCAGTGAAAGGAATGGCAGCCACTTCCTGAAGTGAGACTATCAGTACCTCCTTTTTACCCCTGTCCAATAGAACAAGTAATGGCTGTCCAAATTAATCTTTTACAATGGGAAAAATAACCTGTTAATACAGACTGTACTCTCTTAGTCAAGAAAATCTGCAGTGTCAAGCtagtgcaggagctgggaaaagccttATGTTTGGTATTAAAAGcaacagaggaaaatatttgtctttcaCCTGTCAAAGATTTGAATCAAGCAAAGTGGAACAGagagtgaaaggaaaaacaccATCACTGAAAAGACAGCATTTGGTATTGGTTTGCattgaaattaagaaaaacccTGAATCAGGGCTCTGGTTACTCTCTGCCACTTCACCCTGAGGGCACCAACATGTACATCCTTAACTGTTTAGCAAACCCAGTGGTGCTGGTGGGACCTGGGCTTTCTGCTTTTGGCTTTTTGGCTGGAAGTGGAATTTTCTGCCTCTTAGAGCCATAGCCAGTCCTGGGCACGTTTGAAGGCCAGTAACCAGCAATAACCTAGAGTAATAGGACTTGGACAGTGAAACCTTAAAGAAAGGAGCTTGGTTCACATGTAACTATTTTattgttgattttcttttttcagattCCCTagtctttttcctcctctcaagCCAGAGACAGTGGCCAGGAGGACGGTAGAAGCTGTTCAGATGAATCAAgccttcctgctccttccatgGACAATGCATGTTCTTGTTATCCTAAAAAGGTGAGTATTTCCTTTGCCCAGCAATAGCCTGACCATGTAGGGAGGCTGGATCTGTGTCTGCTTCCTGAGGCAAAGCTCAGGCTgaccagagctgctctctcaTCTCTTCCATTGAGAGACAGTCATGGAAGCAAAAGGGAGACACTTCCTGAGATTCCCTTtggagatgtttttttctttgaataacCCCTTATGAAACCAGTTTCATTCCCAAAACTTGGATTCCTGAGGTGTAAACTGAATTTTTGTCTAGGGGATTTCATAATAATTAACTGACACAGGTAGTTGATTTGGATTTATTAAGTCACTTGCCGGACTCCGGGCTTTTTATTGTGCAGGATTTCTGAACCATAAGGCCTGGGCATCCCACCTCCATTTAGAGAGCATTGCCTATGTTACATCAGTGAAACtattaaatcaatatttttgtgTATGATCAGGACTGAAATTTTAAGGTCCCTAAGGAAAAAATTGTAAGTTCA
The Sylvia atricapilla isolate bSylAtr1 chromosome 22, bSylAtr1.pri, whole genome shotgun sequence genome window above contains:
- the DHRS3 gene encoding short-chain dehydrogenase/reductase 3 produces the protein MKGIAFLSLSPWFRGGLEENFAWEKRMIWKWLGALLLFPVQMVYLVVKAAVCLVLPPKLRDLSRENVLVTGGGRGIGRHLAREFARRGVRKIILWGRTEKCLKETTEEIRMMGTECHYFICDVGNREEVYRQAKAVREKVGDITILVNNAAVVHGKSLMDSDDDALLKSQHINTLGQFWTTKAFLPRMLELQNGHIVCLNSVLALSAIPGAIDYCTSKASSFAFMESLTLGLLDCPGVNATTVLPFHTSTEMFQGMRIRFPSLFPPLKPETVARRTVEAVQMNQAFLLLPWTMHVLVILKSILPQAALEEIHKFSGSYTCMNTFKGRT